A region of the Serinicoccus profundi genome:
TCGAGGCGTTGTTCGGTGGGCCCGTCCCGCCCGAGCTGCGAGAGACCCTCAGCTCGATGGGCCTGGCCGACCTCGGCCCCGACCAGGTCGCGCAGATGCGCTCCCAGCTCGAGATGCTCATGGGTGGCAGCGGGGGCGATGGCCCGGTGAACTCCGAGCTGGCCCGTGATGTGGCGCGCCAGGCCGTCTCCGCGGCCGGCGACTCCAGCATCGGCGAGGCCACCCGCCGCGACGTGGAGCAGGTCGTGCAGGTCGCCACGCTGTGGCTGGACCAGGTCACCGACCTCCCGCGTCCCGACGGCGGCGCCCTGGCCCTCAGCCGGTCGGAGTGGGTCGAGCGGACCCTCCCCCTCTGGGAGCAGCTGACCACGCCCGTGGCCGAGGGCCTGCAGGCGGCGATGACCTCGGCCATGGAGCAGCAGCTCGGCCAGCTGGGTGAGGAGGGTGCACCGCCCATCCCCGGTCTGCCGCCCGGGATGAACCCGGCCGCCATGATGAGCCAGATGGCGCCGATGGTGCGCCGGATGTCGGCCAGCATGTTCGGCGGCCAGGTCGGGCAGGCGGTGGGCACGTTGGCGGGCGAGGTGCTCTCCGGCACCGAGGTCGGGCTGCCCATCCTGGGCGAGGAGAGCGTCGCCATCCTGCCCGCCAACGTCGCGGACTTCGCCGACGGTCTCGAGGTGGACGGCGGGGAGGTCCACCTCTATCTCGCCGTGCGCGAGGCGGCGCGTGTCCGCCTGTTCGCCGGTGTGCCGTGGCTGGGACCACAGCTGCTCACCGCGGTCGAGGAGTATGCCCGCGACATCCGGATCAACACCGAGGGCATCGAGGAGGCCGTCCGTCAGGTGGACCCGCAGAACCCCGAGGCCATGCAGGACGCGCTGGGCGACAACCTTTTCTCGGCCGAGCCGAGCGCGGCCCAGCAGGCCGCGCTCACCCGGCTCGAGACCTTGCTCGCCCTCGTCGAGGGGTGGGTCGACGTCGTGGCGGCCCAGGCCGTGGACAAGCACCTGCCGCACGCTGAGGCCTTGGCCGAGGCGGTCCGCCGGCGTCGGGCGACCGGCGGACCGGCGGAGCGGACCTTCGCCTCCCTCGTCGGCCTGGAGCTGCGTCCGCGGCGGCTGCGCGATGCGGCGAACCTCTGGGCGGCGCTGGAGTCCGCGCACGGGCGCGACGCCCGCGACGAGGCCTGGGGCCACCCGGACATCGCTCCTACCGGCGCCGACCTGGACGACCCCCTGGGCTTCGTCGAGCGGCACGGTGCCCTCTCCGCAGACCTCACGGTCACCGACGAGGACATCGAACGCCTGTTGACCGAGGGCGACTCCGGACGCGAAGGCCCCTCCACCACGACCTGAGCGCCGTCCCCGCACGACCCTGCCTGTGGACAGCCACCCTGCCCGACACGCCGCGCGTGGCAGGGTCGGTCCATGGGTGAGGGACGAGGGGGAAACGGACCGCCGGACTGGTGGCCCACCGACGCCGACGGCGCACTGCGGCTCGGGGTGGGCCCCGGCGCCTGGGTGGTGCGGGGCGGGCTCGGTGCGCCGCGGACGGACGCCCTGGACCGACGCCTCCTCCGTCGCCTCGCGGCCGGCTCCTCCCGCCTGCCCCGTGACCCGGCCGAGGTGGAGGTCCTCGGTCCGGGCCAGCTGACCGCCACCCTGCGCGCCGCCCTCGGCGCGGACGCGGCCACGGCAGTGGGCGAGGGCCGCGGGACGTCCGAGGCTGGGGGCCTGGGGTCGGGCCCGGCGCACGGGCCACGTGGGTGTCGCAGGGCGCCATCCCCGGTGCAGTCCGCGGTCGTGACGGTTCACGACCACCTCGTGCCCGTGGGCTCGGCGCGGCGGCCCTCCCTCGCCGGTCGGCCCGTCCTGCCCGTGGTCGCCCAGACGGCCCGCGTGGTCATCGGCCCCTGGACCGGACTCCCCGCCGGGCCGTGCCTGCACTGCCTCGACCTGCACCGCCGCGATCGGGACCCGACCTGGCCGTCGACCGCGGCGTCCCTGGAGGATCCCTTGACGGCGCCGCTGCCACCGGCACTCTCCCGCGAGGTGGTCGCGGCGGTCACCGCGCTCACGGTCCTGCTCACCGCGCGGGTCCCTCGCGTCGGGACCGGCGCGGCCCACGAGGTAGGTCCCTGGCCTCCCTACCTCGTGACCCGCCGCTGGACCCTGCACCCAGAGTGCCCCTGGCACACCGCGGCGGGGAGCCGGTGAGCGCTCAGGCGGCGACCTCGTCCTTG
Encoded here:
- a CDS encoding zinc-dependent metalloprotease is translated as MSDQENPERRDEPDPLEALFGGPVPPELRETLSSMGLADLGPDQVAQMRSQLEMLMGGSGGDGPVNSELARDVARQAVSAAGDSSIGEATRRDVEQVVQVATLWLDQVTDLPRPDGGALALSRSEWVERTLPLWEQLTTPVAEGLQAAMTSAMEQQLGQLGEEGAPPIPGLPPGMNPAAMMSQMAPMVRRMSASMFGGQVGQAVGTLAGEVLSGTEVGLPILGEESVAILPANVADFADGLEVDGGEVHLYLAVREAARVRLFAGVPWLGPQLLTAVEEYARDIRINTEGIEEAVRQVDPQNPEAMQDALGDNLFSAEPSAAQQAALTRLETLLALVEGWVDVVAAQAVDKHLPHAEALAEAVRRRRATGGPAERTFASLVGLELRPRRLRDAANLWAALESAHGRDARDEAWGHPDIAPTGADLDDPLGFVERHGALSADLTVTDEDIERLLTEGDSGREGPSTTT